TAACTCAAGGTCATGTTAGCTCCAATCGAGGTATGACGAGTGGGAGCGGCAGAAAATGACCGGGCGGTGAGACGCAACAGGATTAGTGAACGATTAGTACATTCCCAGGTCGTTTCAGGGTACAGTACCTACAGCTGCTACTAACTCACCTAACTGTGGCTGATGCACTTTAATCTGTCCTTTGATCTAGGTACGCATCCAAGGTCCCTGCTTCACGCGACCTCCTTGCTTCAACTCTACTTCATTTCCCTCCTTTTGAACCCTGATTTTGacatttttctttcttgttcAGTTTAAAAGTTTGTTTTTGAGAAGGGTTTGTAATCACAAAAGGACAGAAGGTCCAAAGAGAAAGAGTTGGTATAACCTAAAGCTTGAGTCTAAAAAGGACGGGCACGCATCACAAGACCTCACGAGACATGCCCTTTCGATGACCAACGCCTCCTCCCCCATGCTACTACGATAAGACCCTatcttcaacaacaccacaacCACCACTCCCGATCAGAGAAGCCGCAGAGAACACAGGATGCCGCGTCGTCGCAAACCCCCGCGCGCAGGCGCACTCGCAGAGCTAGCGCCACTCAAGATCGCAGGCCAGATCGCGACGCTGCAGGCCATTTACTACTTCGCCGCCCTGgtcctcatcgtcttcacGGCGCTTGTGTCAGGGTCTGGTTTCagttggacccttgtattcGGCTGGGAGGGTTTGAGAGGAGATACAACACACGGTTGGCTCATGtcttttattttcttgtTAGACGGGGGCTTGATTATGTGAGTTACTCTCCCTTGTGCTTCGAGAAGAAGCGCAATTTGTGGCTTCTGTATTCTGGGCACGATTACTAACTTCACTCTGTAGCTCCATCGCAGTAGTCGCCCTCATCGCACGTTCCAAACTCGTACCCGATTTCGCCATAACGGTCCATTTCCTTCATCTCGTCATCGCATCCCTTTACAGCGGCCACATCCCTCGACACGGAGGCTGGTGGCTCACTATGATTGCATCAGCCGCGATCTCTGTGAGCCTGGGAATATGGGGCTGTCAATACCGCGAACTACAGCCTGTCTTCTTCGGCGGCCGTCCGATTCTCCCTGCCGTACCTGCATCGGTTGATGGCTCTACGACGCAACCTTCTACTGTGGATGAGGAGATGGCCATCCCTTCAAGGGGGAGAGGCAGAGACGGCAATGCGGAGTACGAAATGGAGCCTATGCTACCTCTGAAATGAGTTTGATGGGACCTGTTGGATATGTTTGGATAGACTTGCATTGCTTGGCGTTTGGGCGCTCTTTACACGTTTTACGTTAATATGGAAGAGCTTACTCTTGAAAACATGCTTTAAAGTTGTACCTGCCTCAGATGAAATCAGTCGAGGTAACTACGAGGTCAATACGATCTTTTGAAAGGGAGAACACTCAATGTGACAACGTTTTACGCAAATACGTCGAAGGTTGCCTAGTTAGCTGGCGTAAATGTCACTCTTATGAATCAAGTAAAACCCGAGGCTTAAAGTAAACAATATCATGTAAAAGCGTAGAAGACGTGGCTATTGGCGCCTCTTGTTGACTCTATCTCAATTGTACCTGATGCAAATCTCCAATCCCTTATGGCTTGCTTGATAACCAATCGTTGTCTCCCCAGAGAATTCACCTCCGTCTTAACATCTTTCGTAACGGAATAAAAACTCGCATGGCCCATCGATTTCGCCGCTTCGTATGTCTCTATATAACCGTTTTTCTACCTATACCAGGCCACTTCATGTGCGTTCTACGCGCCGGCTACAACAGCCAAATTATCGTATATCATCTTGCGTACCTCGTAGAAGGTACTTCGCCGAGCGGTTGGCATGCCCACACTCTCAACTTCGACACGACCTGCAGACGTCTTGCGAACGGCGACAGTGCCGTCAACGACCAGTGTACCCTCACCACGGAATTCCGCCGTGTGGCCAGCGGATTGCATGGCACGGCGAAGATCAGCAAGACGAAGGTCACCAACGTGCAATGGTTGGGCTGCTGAGCGTACGGCAGAAATGAGGTTCGCAGGAAGAACGTCGAGGACAGGCGTGGCCGAAGGGATAGCTGCCGCCGTGTTGGTTAGGGTAGTCGATGAGGGAGGCTCTTCGGTCTTTTGTCGTTTGTTGGCGACGTCCTCGTCGGCTGCTGCAGCTTCGTTGAGGTGTGTGGCAAGAAGCTGTCCTGTGATAGTGACGATACCCAGGCCACGAACGTTCTGCCACTTGATCTTTCTGACTAGAGGATCAGCCAGCTTGACAACCCAGGCGTTGGTGTCAACGCTAGCGTCTATAACGACGCCGATCTCGGGTGTGTATACGTCAACGGAACGTTCACTGCCAGAGTTGTCGGGATTGCTCTTGTCAGCTCCCAGTGCTCGACGGCAATCTTCAGCAAGAGCAAGTGTCTCGTCGCGTTCACCGCCAACAAGAATGAGCTTTCGGGGTTGGATAAGAGGAATCAACATATTAAGACTTCGCTTGTCGTGCAGACCACTGAAGTCAACATATGCGATGCGCATATTGGCCTGGATAGTCTCGGTCTGGTATGACAGCTTGCATGGTCCTACAGGTTCTTCGGTCTCAACATCCTCAACAGTGTCGAGTTCATCAGGAACGAAGCCGTCGCCTGCTCCAGCTTCTTCGCCGTCGTGAGAACCGGCCCGCATGGCTTGCGGTCGTTTGTTGGTGCCAGTGCCACTTTTCGCAACATCGTCCCATCGACGCTTCTTGCCGAGTTTGTCATCAGTGGCCTCAATGTTGGCGCTATCTTGaccatcttcctctttctcctCGGCACGAAGATAGTCTTCGGGGCGAATGAGCTCTCCAAAGTCGTCTTGACGCTTCCTTCGGATGGCGATAGGGAATGTGCGCTCTCGGCCCTTCTTCCCTCGGGAGTCAAAGTCGTATacacccttcttcttgataagCACATTAATGCCGAGGTCTTCATCTTTGAGTACGACATTCTTGCGACCAGCCTGGGCAATAGCTGTCGACACGTTGAGCGCTTTGCCCTGCTGTTCgccatcctcatcttccGAGTCGGATGATGATTCGGACGAAGCGTCGTCCACAACATCTGCTGCTGCCTCAAGTCCTGCCGCGCCTCCACTTTGTTGAGTTGCTTGAAGCTGTCTTTGAGTGGCAAGCCATTGTTGGTAGAGTGCCAACTCGTCTCCTTCCAAGGCATGACGTCGGGGTTCGCGGATCTCCAGCTCTCGTCCGCCGGCGTAAACGAGCTCGATATTCTCTCCGTTGCTGTTCTGCTCCACTGATACACCGTCTTTGCGCTTCTTCCACCAATCCCATAGCGTTCTTGCGATAGACGGCTTGTCATTCTTTGACAAACCTGGCTTATCTGTCAGGATGACCAAATTCCTTGAATCCTGTGCCAATCCCTTGATCAAATCCTTAGAGAAACCCCATTCTATGCTGCTATCGCTCGCCAGAATAACGCGACCTTCTGTCCCAGCGTTCTCGACGGTTTGACTGAGTAATCGTGCAATCTGGGCCTTTCTTTCGAGTAGTCGTAGATATTTGAAGTCGAATGGCCCTCCCTCCTTTTTGCTGTTTGCGCCATTGACCCTTCGTTGATCTTCAGCGAAAGCTTCGAATTCCTGCACGATGCTGTCGTCCATCCACTCAAGCATACTTCGAGCATATCGCATAGTGCTCGACATATTGCGGCCAGCCAGATACAGCTTAGCTGACTTGAGCACACCTCCCTCGGAAGCAGCATCGGTTCTCCAGGCATGTTCCAATAGGTATGAAAGCTCCAAAACTCTCGCGCTCGAGTCCACAGGAATCAGCACTGTTCCTCCTCGTGTGACACATGCCTTGATAGTATCGATGAGCTGCTCATCTCGCTTGGTGCGACCTCCAGGCTGTGCAGTTCGATCTGCACCACGACTGCTGCAGATCAGAGCGGTTGGTTTTCGCAACTGCTCAATAACTTCAGCGCCGCCACCTCCAGCTCCACCCAGCCAGGCTGCACCGGCAAACACGTTCTCACGTGCTTGATTCCAGTCCACCGCATACACGATCGATTCGAGGCCATGTTGGATATGCCATATTGTGCCACCGAGGGTGTGTCCCGAATTATACGCGGTAATCGTTAAACCGTTCAGGGGTGGCGAAAAGGGTGATGGTAGAGGTTGATGAGGTTGCGAGTATTTGAGGGGCTGGATGAGAGAAAAGTATCGGGCGATCTCCTCGTTGTTCGGCGATTGGAGAAGGAGGTTCTGTGCGGTTGTAGCAGTTTGAGTAAGTGAATAGGCACTCTCGGTGAGTGAGCTTTGGGGAATTGTTGTCGCAGCGGCGGGGCTCGAAGTATATAGGTCTTGAATAAGGGTGCGGCCGAGGTCAATGACAGGCCGTGTCGCATACACGGGGATGCGCGTGAACTGAGGAATGTTCTTGCAGCAATGGGCGTAGGCGGCGAGATGCGAAGCTGTCGCATGTGTAACGAGAATTAGAGATAGAGTCGTGACTTGTCTGGAACACCAATATTAGCAATCGCCTTGGCCAAGGAGTGCGCAGTAGGGCATACTTCTCAATTTCTTTGAGCTTTTCTACATCAAAACTCTCGTCCCATCCCAGATCAACCAGCACCTTGACACCCCCGTCAAGCTCGAGAAGGGATTGTGAAGCGGATGAATCCGACAAGGCGCCCTGGAGCGGACAGAAGGTGAACATGATGATACTGGCGCAATGCGATTATAGCAAGGATGATGGGAAGCCAAATTGAAGATACGTTCAAAATCGAATCAGGAAGGATATAGAAGTTATATCGATTGTCGAAGCATGATTATCAAGCAGAGCAAAGTCTGGGTTGAGATAGAAGCAAGCACTGTAGCTAGATGAAATGTTTTTGCAGCTATTGGTATTGCATTGTCCCTCTATTGATGCGGACAAAGACAATTGCTAGGTCGTCGCGATGCTTGATTATTCTGGCTATTGATGCGCGTAGCACCTGCAGCTGTCAATGCGCGGTCGGTGCGGCAAAACTATATTCCGACTTACACACCATAAATGCGTAACGATTGCTGACAAGATTCAATGCTTGATCAAGATTAGATTTGCTGTCAGAATACCTCGAATCTGTCATATTCTTACATTATACGTATCCTTTCTTGGAATTTATATGTTCATTCAAGCATGTAGTACAGGGGAGGGCCGATGGAAATAACCGCGCATTCAATAAACATCACGCTTTTCGAAAGAGGACAATAAAGATGTCGTTTTTACGTAAATCGTATTCATGATAATACCGATTTTCCCTGCTGGCAAACTTCCCTCACATGGTATTTTAAGTCACTGCCTAGATTCACGACACACACCCAACATTGACAGCTCCCTCATCCACACCCCACGGGAAGATCAAGCTCTAGGCTTCAGCAATAAAACAAGAAACCAGCAACTATTCTGTGGTCCCTCTTCCTTCGGTTTATCCTCTGACGCGGCCATTTCTCATGATGCCCCTTCAACTAATCTCTTTCGAGGTGGAAGCTGGCACCCCCAAACTTCATAGTCAGGCAAGTGGGATGTTTCAGCTACCTAGGTCTGGATACATACTGCCTATATAACTATATCTAAAATTGGGGTTTGAGCTGAGCCAGAATGCCCAATTATCAGCTAAAGTTAACAATTCGCTGGTTGCAGAAAGAGCCGCTATACTGTACCACACCCTGGCCGGCATCTCGGCATCGTCAGGCTGACGCGGCCCTTGGTGTTGAGTGACTACGCGGCGTCTAAGACACAGCCGGATAAACGGGAATGAGATAATATTCTGGGGTTGACAACAACCTTAATTCTACTGTAATTCTACCTCACGGTGCCGTTGTGCCGCCCCTGACCTACACAGCCGCGTACGCAGTGTACTCAGTTTGGCCTGCTGCACTTACACCTACACCCTGGGACAAAACGTGACATTCACAATAATAAAGACAATGAACAAATTTTAGCCATGCACTTGCGATATTACTCAGTAAATCTATGTACATGACCGGGCCTTCATCGCTACCTGGATAGTGATAACACCTCAACACCACTGAACCATGATGATTCCATGTGATCCGTCCTAAACACCAGTTCATTCATTCCTCTCCCATTCCCTGTCGtaaaataaaacaaaataAACGCTGAATTTGATCGCAACAAGCTTTTTTCGCTGTTGCACCTAGAAAACAAAACGCCGTAACGATGCATATGATGTGTACAAATAATAACCCCTTGTAATGTGATCCCCAATTTTAGCCTCCAAACCATTTCAAATTGGAGCCGAGTTTCGACGACTGCGCATgccctgcttcttcttctagatGCAGAACTTGCGATCCAACATTCTCAGGGCTCTCGCATCCTCGCTGACACCACCCTTTTCAAGGCCGCAGGCACCAGACGCTCTAGGGCTGCTGGCGGCACTACCAGGCTTGGCACTACCACTCTCGCTGGTGGCGGGAGTATGGTGAAGCACTGCGTGAAGGGTAGAGAGACTAGACACCTCAGAACGAGAGTTTCGAGTGGGGCTAACACTCATGGTTCTACTGGGAGGTGTGCTGATTGCTGCCAATGATGAGCCAGGAGGACCGTTGGTCACCGCCCCAAGACTTGGTAGAGCTACTTGGTGAGTGTGTGAAACACCACTGGGTCGAGCATCAACCATGGCGCTTTGGACAGCTACCTGAAGATGTTGCTCGCGAGGCGACTCGTGTGCTCTGGGAAGAGCAATGTGCGGGTGGTGAGGAGACTTGGCCgtcagaggaggaggaagaggagcaaCACGGTGCTCGTAAGCGGGTGCCTGGGGGtagtgaggaggaggaggaggtagGCCTGGATGGCCAGCGTGAGGTAGGTATTGTTGAGGGACATTAGGAGGGTAAGGAGCAGCATAGTGGCTGTAGGGAGGAGTAGCGGCGGGAGAAGGAGGCCAACCATATCCATGCTGAGGATAGGCACCGTAAGGTTGTTGACCAGGCTGAGCCATATAAGACTGCTGCATAGGGGCACGGGTGAGAGCGGGAGTGGTGTTGGCCTCGCCCATGCTAGACTCGGGATACATGCCCTTGACAGGAGTAATTCCTCGTAGCGCCTGGTCGTTTGTTGGTTGCTGAAGCTCAGGCTGACCAGGTTGTGGGCGAGAGTAATATGAGATGAGGTGTAGATGTTGGCCGCCAGAGGTAGTGATACTGAAAGACTGCTTCATTAGGCCGTCGGCCTTGTATCGGTATCCCTCAGGCTCTCCATCGTCTTGGTCCTCATCGCTACCACGTCCAGAGTCTGGGGTTTTACCACCGCCTCGTCGGTTGGTGTTGAAGCCTCCACCTCGCTTGCCCTCCATTTCGCGGTATGTGAGAAAGCTTCCGGAAACTCGACTGGCGCTCCATGACTTGCCGTCAGTCCATCTTCTCATACCGGCTTCCCGCTCATCCCAGACAAAAACGGAACCAGATCGAATTGATTGTCTCTCCTTCTCCGAAAGTCGTCGTTGCACACGGGGCAAGATGCCTAATCTGCAGGCCTCAAAGAGTCGAATAGCATCGGCGGGTGTCCGCACATAGCCGTGGTACGTTTCCATTGTGAAGGTGTGTAACGTTGTTGTgttgtgatgtgatgttgttattgttgttgttggtatTGGTAAGTAGAGAGATAGGTATAGTCCGCACAGAAGCGGAAGGAGGTCTAAAAGAGAAGAATTTTTGGGTAAATGGATCCAGTGCCTTGGTAGGTCGTCAGCGTCCTTATAAAGAAGGGCCTCGTGAGAACCAAGCTCAAGCTTGTACGCAGTGCCCCACTAGATCAGATCGGGCCCAGGGCGTGGGAGTGCAATGAAGGTGCGGGTGTGGTTGTAGATGTTGTAGGTGTGTAGACGCGAAGATGCGAATGTGACTCCACAAAGGCTGATGGCTCAGCGGAATTTTGTCCACGTCTCCACTTTGAAGAAGTGGACTGGTCTTTGACCTTCTTGGCGTTGCTGAGAACGTTGATTTGGGGCTGAtgaggcaaggcaaggcagcagtagtagtagtaccTAGCCAAGCGGACAACGTGGTAATCGGTTTTGAAGAGGAGATAGTGACAGCGCTAGTCAGGTTTGTCAGTTTGATTGTTTGGAAGCGAAGCAGAGTAAAGAAAAGATGTTCTAATAGTGTAGTTGGTTGTCAAGAGGAAAGGTGCGAGagaattgaattgatcaaAAGGTGCGAGTTGCGCACCGTTGATCATACATATATAATTCCCAAAACAAGGTGGTAAAGGACACTTCCAGGGGTTTGATGCTCAACTCCCTGACGGGAGTGCCGTCGGAGCCGATTAAGTCGAGGATCCACTCGACTAAAATTTCCCTGAGATTTGAATGTGTACAGTATTGCCGCTTGGCCAATGTTCCATCATGAACTGCAGTTGCAGGCAGAGAGTAGCGATTCAGATGCGGCTCTCAAGAGGCCCCAGAGAAGCCCCGTTGGACCTGAGCACAACGGTCCCACGAGTGCATCCAGGACACTTGATCCATGCACCAAACCGCCTCACCCAGGAGGTATTGCGCCGAGTACCAAAATACAGAGAAACACAAGATCTGAGACGGAGACAAACATACCTATCAAGGAGAGTAGCGGCTCACTGCGTTTGTCGTCGAGTTGGTGAAACTGTTGATCTGCTACAAGAAGCGAGTTTGCAAAAGGCTTTAGACGAGGTAAGCAGTGTATTATTTAACCATGTCCTCGGTCGAGACGGAAAGGCAGGGAGGGCTAGGAGCAAGCAAGATAAGGTTGCAAGTGTGTCTTGGAGGCGTACAGCACTGTAATTAGGCACAGTACTGTAAAGTCGGTGCTGGATAACTCGGCGACAACTTTGTGGAGAAGCACGGAGGACGGCAAAGAAGGAGGGTGTGAAGGATTGCTGGGGGTGAGACAAGAGTGAGTCCCAAGGTTGGTCAGGACAAGCTTTTGAAGCTGGACGCCCCCCCTCAAGGGGTTTTAGGGAAAGATGACGATGCAGGGCCAGCCAGGGCACGAGGATGGAGAGGGCATGATAGGCGCGAAACTGAGGGAAAATGCATGACAGATCACGGCTATCGGATCAGTTATGTAGATGAGGAGAGCATGGGGAATGGAATGAAAAGCCGACAAAGCCAGTAATATCGTATGATGACAACAATTGACATATGTTTACGAGTCTCGAAAAGAAGCTTACATTGCCGTATGATAAGGGAGTTCCGTCACACGCCGGCGCTGCGGTGAAGCTGGGGTTGATGTCGATAGTTTGGGGCCGAAATGGACAAGAGTTAGTAGACAGACAGAGAGTCTGGAACTCCAAAGCGTCGCAGCTGTATCTGCCGTAACCGTACAAGTCGTGGGGGAGGCGCTCCAAGGGCGATTCAGTTAGTAGTTTGTTTCTTGACGCTTCGGTGCGCCCGGCTGACCGGCTTGCCTATTTTCCTTTTTGGAAGGTACGGATGAGTATAATTAGAGGCACAGGAAAGGGAGGGAAGGGGAAGAAAGAGCTCCTGAAGCCGTGTTTCCGTTATTTTATACGAGACGCGTCGTTAAGGTTTTGATCAATGGATGCGATAATGGGAGTTCAATTAACCATATAATTAGAAAATAGCTTATCGGATGCCACTTTCAGAAAAGCTACATTCTTGTCCAACCAAGAAATCCCAACATGACTTGtaactttatagaattcCCTTTGAGCTTTGAGAGATACGTCGTCTGGTTTGTATTGGTGGTTACCCAGCGATGCACAGCTTTGTTTGCCCCATGCAACACGCCAAGTATTAACCAAGATAACCATAACGACTGATATCATTCCTTTATCCGCATACATGCAAACTTACGTTGACATGTCTAGAATGTAAATATCGTAATGCCCAGTATCTCAAAGCTGACATATACTTTCTGGTGGCCAATTCCAATATTACCACCAACCTTATTTTTGCATGCGGCAATGCGGCAAGCAGTAAGCATATCAAGAAGCCAATAATTCCCCCGAGCTTATTTCAACTCAGTATCCATCCGTATTACCTCAGCATCTGACTGGGGGGCCGGCTAGAACCCATCAAAAGGCTGAGCCAGTCTGCTCTTGGAAAGCCCCCTACAGGGATGAGAAAGCCACCAAAGCTTGGCTGTTGATCATGTTCTTGGCTggttgtgtgtgtgtgtgtgtgtgtgtcaGAGGTACAGTATTGTTACGACTGTCTGTCTGATTAGTTGATGACGATGTTGTTGCTGGCCTTATACTTTTCAGAGCGAG
This Fusarium poae strain DAOMC 252244 chromosome 3, whole genome shotgun sequence DNA region includes the following protein-coding sequences:
- a CDS encoding hypothetical protein (TransMembrane:4 (i30-51o71-93i100-119o125-145i)) translates to MPRRRKPPRAGALAELAPLKIAGQIATLQAIYYFAALVLIVFTALVSGSGFSWTLVFGWEGLRGDTTHGWLMSFIFLLDGGLIISIAVVALIARSKLVPDFAITVHFLHLVIASLYSGHIPRHGGWWLTMIASAAISVSLGIWGCQYRELQPVFFGGRPILPAVPASVDGSTTQPSTVDEEMAIPSRGRGRDGNAEYEMEPMLPLK
- a CDS encoding hypothetical protein (BUSCO:9944at5125) yields the protein MFTFCPLQGALSDSSASQSLLELDGGVKVLVDLGWDESFDVEKLKEIEKQVTTLSLILVTHATASHLAAYAHCCKNIPQFTRIPVYATRPVIDLGRTLIQDLYTSSPAAATTIPQSSLTESAYSLTQTATTAQNLLLQSPNNEEIARYFSLIQPLKYSQPHQPLPSPFSPPLNGLTITAYNSGHTLGGTIWHIQHGLESIVYAVDWNQARENVFAGAAWLGGAGGGGAEVIEQLRKPTALICSSRGADRTAQPGGRTKRDEQLIDTIKACVTRGGTVLIPVDSSARVLELSYLLEHAWRTDAASEGGVLKSAKLYLAGRNMSSTMRYARSMLEWMDDSIVQEFEAFAEDQRRVNGANSKKEGGPFDFKYLRLLERKAQIARLLSQTVENAGTEGRVILASDSSIEWGFSKDLIKGLAQDSRNLVILTDKPGLSKNDKPSIARTLWDWWKKRKDGVSVEQNSNGENIELVYAGGRELEIREPRRHALEGDELALYQQWLATQRQLQATQQSGGAAGLEAAADVVDDASSESSSDSEDEDGEQQGKALNVSTAIAQAGRKNVVLKDEDLGINVLIKKKGVYDFDSRGKKGRERTFPIAIRRKRQDDFGELIRPEDYLRAEEKEEDGQDSANIEATDDKLGKKRRWDDVAKSGTGTNKRPQAMRAGSHDGEEAGAGDGFVPDELDTVEDVETEEPVGPCKLSYQTETIQANMRIAYVDFSGLHDKRSLNMLIPLIQPRKLILVGGERDETLALAEDCRRALGADKSNPDNSGSERSVDVYTPEIGVVIDASVDTNAWVVKLADPLVRKIKWQNVRGLGIVTITGQLLATHLNEAAAADEDVANKRQKTEEPPSSTTLTNTAAAIPSATPVLDVLPANLISAVRSAAQPLHVGDLRLADLRRAMQSAGHTAEFRGEGTLVVDGTVAVRKTSAGRVEVESVGMPTARRSTFYEVRKMIYDNLAVVAGA
- a CDS encoding hypothetical protein (BUSCO:40039at5125); the encoded protein is METYHGYVRTPADAIRLFEACRLGILPRVQRRLSEKERQSIRSGSVFVWDEREAGMRRWTDGKSWSASRVSGSFLTYREMEGKRGGGFNTNRRGGGKTPDSGRGSDEDQDDGEPEGYRYKADGLMKQSFSITTSGGQHLHLISYYSRPQPGQPELQQPTNDQALRGITPVKGMYPESSMGEANTTPALTRAPMQQSYMAQPGQQPYGAYPQHGYGWPPSPAATPPYSHYAAPYPPNVPQQYLPHAGHPGLPPPPPHYPQAPAYEHRVAPLPPPLTAKSPHHPHIALPRAHESPREQHLQVAVQSAMVDARPSGVSHTHQVALPSLGAVTNGPPGSSLAAISTPPSRTMSVSPTRNSRSEVSSLSTLHAVLHHTPATSESGSAKPGSAASSPRASGACGLEKGGVSEDARALRMLDRKIRIIIESCQQSLRIYGVCYAHQ